The sequence TCCTGGCCCCTCAGAATATCATAGTTTAGACCACTGTTGATTTATTTGAATTGCTTtactaccttttctttttcctgtatcaCCAAATGGTCTATTAGCATCATTAAATTAGAAGGttcatgtgtttatgtgtatCACACGTTTAAACAGATGCTTGTCTCTTTGGAGAACTGATGCCCCATTGTCTCTCTTCAGCTGtttattaaaattccatttaatttGTGTTCATGTCGAAACAACCCAAAGTGTCTGTTGTGTTACTGAAAAttcttcttaaaggaaaaattgtTAGCCAAGATTTGAATGGATTTACACTTGGTATCTGGGATTAGAGACTGATCATTAGAACCTttcctttaaaacttttgctTCTTTGGAGGTATTATATATAAATCCAGTTGTGATTGTCTAGGGTCAGCCTGAGCCAACTGAGCTGAAATGGTTTAAATTCCAGTGCTGGTGGTACTGAGTTTAGACAATggcaaaaaaaatctgttttagttaaaatttttaagtaattattttaagagtGACATCAGTGGATTTGAATCTTTTTGAGTGGCCGTAGCATGATTACATTCAACACCATGTACACAAAAAGCTTAATAGTGCTAAAGCACTTTGCAATCTGATGAGGTAAATAGCCATGTAAATTTCTCATCTCATGATATAGGAAGCAATATATTTAAGAACAATTTAATAGTATGCATAAGTAAAAATGTAGAAGGATATTTTTCGATGGATGGCTGTAAGGAAGATAAAGGTAGTTAATACATGAAATAAGGGGAAATTATTGGATAAACAGAAGACCTTACACATACTCTGTATGGAAGGGCCAGCTAGAACTTCATAGTGTAACTTTTCTGATActagcaaaactaaacaaacatatACAGTTTCATGTATCATTGGAAATAGGTAAAGAAAGTATATTCAGAATAGTCATGGAACGAGTTTAATTTTATAGAACTTCACTCAATCGAAGAACCAGAATCAGTATTATCCCTAGGCAGACACTGAGTTTGTGCTTGGTAGTTGCTATAAGGTTTCTAGTTAttagttaaaatgcaaatacccCCTGTCAATTATACGTCTGTTATTCTTCGAAGAATAAATTTTAGCAGGGAGATCTAAAGACCACCTAGAGCTTGAGTCAGGCTGGGAATATCTATCACATggctattttgtttcttttttgatgcATTCTTTCCCTTCTATCATGTAGGCTCTTTGAGAACAGggactttgtcttgttcactaTCATCTTCCCAATAtccagaatagtgcctggcaagtggaaaagagtaaatatttgtggatgcGTGAATACAGAAAATGATGGAAAACATTTTTGTCTACCAGTCCATTTTGCTTAGAGCTTCTGTGTACATAGCACCGTAGGTTAAACTTAAGGGATCCTTATTTTAACTTTATCTAATGAGCTCTGAAATTCTCAATCCTCTTTAAGCCTATGAAGTGGGTCTTTAAAACCCTTTCACTTTCACATATTCTAGCATATGTGTATAATTTTGCTCTATTTCCTTAGGTCATAAGAAGCTGGCCGTGGTGCAATAAGGAACTTAAAACAATGGAGGAGCGGAAACTGAAGAGGCGGAGTCCTAAGTCTTTTAGTGCCCACTCTACTCAGGCTGTTAATGCCAAAAAAAATGCCATTCCAGTTAGTAAAAGCACAGGGTTTTCAAATCCTGCATCACAGTCAACTTCCCAGCGACCAAAGTTAAAAAGgtgaattcatttctttcagattatcACAGCAAAACGCTGCCAACGTAAATACTAAATCTAGTAATTCTTATaacacttgtttttctcttggcTTAACTTTTAAAACAGTGGCAGCATCTATTATATGTGATTTAGAAAAAATTTGTGAAGGGTATAGTGTGTAGGGTATTAGCACATGCAAAATGAATGACTGGTTTGAAGACCCTTACTTTGTCTCATATTAAACAGGACAGAGTGTGAAAAGTCATAGACAAAGTTGATGCACTAgccagaagagggaaaaaaatacgttttgtttttttttttttaattaagctgagtgtgttttcatagttttcatatatatatatgaaatatatatatatatatatatatattttttttttttaagtttatttgagagagagcgagatggcaagcaagggaggggcagagagagagggagggaaagagtatcccaagcaggctccacaccatcagtgcagagcccgatgtggggcttgaacctatgaactgtgagatcatgacttgagccaaaaccaagagtcggacacttaacgagctgagccacccaggtgccccatggtaggttttatcttttttaaaagggtGGTTTTATTATTGTCATAGAAatgatttgtatttattgtaaaaattcaaacacaggaaaagttcaaagaagaaatttaaaacactaaaatcccggggcgcctgggtggctcagtcagttaagcatccgacttcggctcaggtcatgatcttgtggtttgcaagtttgaaccccacatcgggctctctgctgtcagcgcagagcccacttcggatcctctgtccccctctctctgcccctcaccagcttgtgctctctttctctctctcaaaaataaataaacatttacaaaaacattataaaaaaataataaaggtaactATATGcaattaatgttttcattgtgCTATCTGCAGAGTGATGAAAGAAAAGACCAGAcctcagggaggagaaggaaaaggcacACAGCCGGCTCCCATTCAGCACTCCTTCCTCACCGATGTCTCAGACGTTCAGGAGATGGAGAGGGGGCTTCTCAGCCTTTTGAATGATTTCCACTCCGGAAAACTTCAAGCATTCGGCAAGCCATagatatttctctgtttttcttttccagatgcTTGCGTCctattttctgcatttattttgtcattcctttatttttttttaattttttcatatttatttaatttgagagagagagagcacacatgtgcaggggaggggcagagagagagagagagagagagagaaagaatcctaagcaggctgctgatggtgcagagctcaatgcagggcttgatcccataaaccgtgagatcatgacctgagttgaaatcaagagtcagatgctcaattgagtgaaccacccaggtgctcctattttgccatttctttcaaaaatatcattttcttttattaaaaaaaaaaaaagaatctatcgGCATAAAATGCAATCATCTAGGTTTCGTTTGTCATGAACTATAATTTGTCAtctaaaatttcatgaaaaagtTTTTGTAAGAAAGGAGGGTTGGTAAAAATGTTGAAGTAGGATTGCTATTATGCAATAACTATCCTGAAAGTaacaaataaaaggaacattCTTCATCagttaaatattttagacttagTATTTTAGTTTGGGAAAGCCTCAAGGTCATTTTTCTTTACCCTTTTAAGCCTAAACTTATTTCTTGCCTACCATccctgattttaaatttaaaagaatctgGTGTTTTTGTTCAATCATGAAGCTATAAGAACAGTTAACTGATTGTTCCATTAGAAACTCCAGgtaggtggggtgcctgggcggctcagtcagttgagcatccgactctggcttaggtcatgatcttgcgatttcatgggttcgagccctgtgtcgggctctgtgctgacagctcagggcctggagcctgcttcggattctgtgtctccctctctctctgccctttctcatgctctgtctctctctctgtctctctcaaaaacaaacattaaaaaaacaaaacaaaacaatctctgA is a genomic window of Panthera uncia isolate 11264 chromosome B2 unlocalized genomic scaffold, Puncia_PCG_1.0 HiC_scaffold_24, whole genome shotgun sequence containing:
- the CCDC28A gene encoding coiled-coil domain-containing protein 28A, with amino-acid sequence MEERKLKRRSPKSFSAHSTQAVNAKKNAIPVSKSTGFSNPASQSTSQRPKLKRVMKEKTRPQGGEGKGTQPAPIQHSFLTDVSDVQEMERGLLSLLNDFHSGKLQAFGNECSIEQMEHVRGMQEKLARLNLELYGELEELPEDKRKTASDSNLDRLLSDLEELNSSIQKLHLADAQDVPNTSTS